The following proteins are co-located in the Brachybacterium sacelli genome:
- a CDS encoding PHP domain-containing protein yields the protein MNLPADSHVHSEFSWDTGGPTSAARGTMEATCARAVRIGLPALFFTEHLDLEDAWFSDAEDFEDHEAHVLGEDGIVDVPRFDVDGYLESIERCRAAFPALRIGTGLEFGQPHLRFEAAAGQFDLSRFDRINGSLHTLEFEGTRAEPPTLFRRLAPEEVIRRYLAEIPALVAGDEPFEVVTHLDYAARYWPEEEIGPFDPRAFEREFRTAMQAIAESGRALEMNTRRLWPWMPQWWAEAGGRAISFGSDSHAPNTLAHGFPEAVAMVEAYGFRPGRRPEDLWRR from the coding sequence ATGAACCTCCCTGCCGACAGCCATGTGCACAGCGAGTTCTCCTGGGACACGGGCGGCCCCACCTCCGCCGCCCGCGGCACCATGGAGGCGACCTGCGCCCGCGCCGTCCGCATCGGTCTGCCGGCGCTGTTCTTCACCGAGCACCTCGATCTCGAGGACGCCTGGTTCAGCGACGCCGAGGACTTCGAGGACCACGAGGCGCATGTGCTGGGTGAGGACGGCATCGTCGACGTGCCGCGCTTCGACGTCGACGGATATCTCGAGAGCATCGAGCGCTGCCGCGCCGCCTTCCCCGCGCTGCGGATCGGCACCGGACTCGAGTTCGGCCAGCCCCACCTGCGGTTCGAAGCCGCCGCGGGGCAGTTCGACCTGAGCCGCTTCGACCGCATCAACGGCTCCCTGCACACGCTCGAGTTCGAGGGGACGCGGGCCGAGCCGCCCACCCTGTTCCGCCGCCTGGCGCCCGAGGAGGTGATCCGCCGGTACCTCGCCGAGATCCCGGCCCTGGTGGCGGGCGATGAGCCCTTCGAGGTCGTCACCCACCTCGACTACGCGGCGCGGTACTGGCCGGAGGAGGAAATCGGCCCCTTCGACCCCCGCGCCTTCGAGCGGGAGTTCCGCACCGCGATGCAGGCGATCGCCGAGAGCGGGAGGGCGCTGGAGATGAACACCCGCCGCCTGTGGCCCTGGATGCCGCAGTGGTGGGCCGAGGCGGGCGGCCGGGCGATCAGCTTCGGCAGCGACTCGCACGCCCCGAACACCCTTGCCCACGGGTTCCCCGAGGCGGTGGCGATGGTCGAGGCCTACGGCTTCCGCCCCGGTCGCCGGCCCGAGGACCTCTGGCGGCGCTGA
- a CDS encoding MATE family efflux transporter: MPDPASPASPDSPDAPTPGSARRARRTVDRDILRLAVPSLGALIAEPLFLMADSAFIARVGTVSLAGLGLASAILTTVIGLSVFLAYSTTASVARAFGAGRRREAIARGVDACWLALMIGIGAVVVLLLGGDAILSLFGPSPEVLAEATTYLHLSALGVPAMLAVQSATGLIRGLQDARLPLVVAVSGAVVNIPLNWVLIFGLDLGIAGSALGTSIAQWGMAIVLLAIVVRAARRHQVPLRPHPGQVASAGRESVPMFVRTVSLRVVLLAGTLVATQLGAVQLAAHQIALTVFTLLSLALDALAIAGQALTGRFLGADDAASVRAVTRRLMVWGVGGGVVTGVLLLAASYVIPGLFTPDVAVQENLRAALWVLMIAQPVAGYVFVLDGVLMGAGDAPYLAKVGIINALVTLPFAVLVYYSGWAGPWALAALWVACTLIFLIARAVSLGVRVRGDAWMRLGT; this comes from the coding sequence GTGCCCGACCCCGCCTCGCCCGCCTCCCCCGACTCGCCCGATGCCCCCACGCCCGGCTCCGCCCGGCGGGCCCGTCGCACCGTGGACCGGGACATCCTGCGCCTGGCGGTCCCCAGCCTCGGCGCCCTGATCGCCGAGCCGCTGTTCCTCATGGCGGACTCGGCCTTCATCGCCCGGGTCGGCACCGTCTCCCTGGCCGGCCTCGGCCTGGCCTCCGCGATCCTGACCACCGTGATCGGGCTGTCGGTCTTCCTGGCGTACTCGACCACGGCGTCGGTCGCCCGCGCCTTCGGGGCCGGCCGACGCCGGGAGGCGATCGCGCGCGGGGTCGACGCCTGCTGGCTCGCGTTGATGATCGGCATCGGCGCCGTGGTGGTCCTGCTGCTCGGCGGCGACGCGATCCTGTCCCTGTTCGGCCCCTCCCCCGAGGTGCTCGCCGAGGCCACCACCTATCTGCACCTCAGCGCCCTCGGGGTGCCCGCGATGCTCGCGGTGCAGTCCGCGACCGGGTTGATCCGCGGCCTGCAGGACGCTCGGCTGCCCCTGGTCGTCGCCGTCTCGGGGGCCGTGGTGAACATCCCGCTGAACTGGGTGCTCATCTTCGGGCTCGACCTCGGCATCGCCGGCAGCGCCTTGGGCACGAGCATCGCCCAGTGGGGCATGGCGATCGTGCTGCTGGCGATCGTGGTGCGCGCCGCCCGCCGCCACCAGGTGCCCCTGCGGCCCCATCCGGGCCAGGTGGCCTCCGCGGGCCGCGAGTCGGTGCCGATGTTCGTGCGCACCGTGTCCCTGCGGGTGGTGCTGCTGGCCGGGACGCTCGTGGCCACCCAGCTCGGTGCCGTGCAGCTGGCCGCGCACCAGATCGCCCTGACCGTGTTCACCCTCCTCTCCCTCGCACTCGATGCGCTGGCGATCGCCGGGCAGGCCCTGACCGGCCGCTTCCTGGGGGCGGACGATGCCGCGTCCGTGCGCGCCGTGACCCGTCGGCTGATGGTGTGGGGCGTGGGCGGCGGCGTGGTCACCGGGGTGCTGCTGCTCGCGGCGAGCTACGTGATCCCGGGCCTGTTCACCCCTGACGTCGCCGTGCAGGAGAACCTGCGGGCCGCGCTGTGGGTGCTGATGATCGCCCAGCCCGTGGCCGGATACGTGTTCGTGCTCGACGGGGTGCTGATGGGGGCGGGCGACGCCCCGTACCTGGCGAAGGTCGGGATCATCAACGCCCTGGTGACGCTGCCGTTCGCGGTGCTCGTGTACTACTCCGGCTGGGCGGGGCCGTGGGCGCTGGCCGCACTGTGGGTGGCGTGCACCCTGATCTTCCTCATCGCCCGCGCGGTCTCGCTCGGGGTGCGCGTGCGCGGGGATGCGTGGATGCGGCTGGGGACCTGA
- a CDS encoding efflux RND transporter permease subunit produces the protein MNRLARLSLNNRSFIALVCIAVSIIGAFAMTTMRQELIPSVSLPQIQVVTSSPGSSSEQVQDRLTRPIEQSLSGLENVEATSSTSEAGVSMVTVELTYGTDTARSANQVDAALTGIEDQLPEDADPQVISGGTSDLPAVVLSVSSDLDPSDLGARLDESVTSELERVEGVSSVALIGAPEEIVQITPDEQAMAENGLTENDISTALDANGLSLPGGSVTDEDRTLDVVLGQSIDSIESLEGIMLMPEGGGEGQQGQQPQPVALSEVATVERTTQDLTSISRTDGRDSLVMMVTATADGNVVDISEGVEEVLADTLPGVGGNAESAVVFDQAPFIQESIVALAEEGLLGLVFAVGVILLFLRRVRPTVVTAISIPTSLLIAFIGMLVTGYTLNMLTLAALTISIGRVVDDSIVVIENIMRHLSYGKARMRAILDAVGEVAGAITASTLATVVVFLPIAIVSGMAGELFRPFALTVGIAMLSSLLVALTIVPVLAYWFLRAPKAQRDVDPDDAQQVAVIREEAEAKEERSWLHRIYAPLLHLVTDSLPRRLITVAASILVLVGTAFLYPLVNVNFLGDTGQNIASLTQSLPAGTSLEQSTDKAEESEQALMDVDGVDIVQTTIGGSQFGMGGGGAENEISFSITTDPDADQEALQDEMVEALEALPESGMIEAADIASPTGSSSVDILVTGPTADSRQEANDAILAELDPIPDGATEVTSDLAAEEPTAVVTVDREAAAQLGLTEETVIGMVAQQMYPGAIGSVTLEDTELDIYVERGESIETFDQLTDIQLAGGVPLTDVASIDEVASRPSISTQDGLETVTVSITPEGDDISPVTEAANAAVESADLPEGVEATVGGTAADIDETFGQLGLAMLAAILLVYVLLVWIFKSLIQPLILLVSIPFAATGALGLLILTGVPLGLPSMIGLLMLVGIVVTNAIVLIDLVNQYRRRGMGLDEAIHAGAAKRLRPILMTAAATIFALIPMALGLTGSGGFIAQPLAVVVIGGLVSSTLLTLLIVPVLYRIAEGPGERRRLRAEAREAERRDLREQALAEQRAAHRSAQEETRSAEAQSAQGTQSAQGTQSPSARGPVAGERQHQGSPRSLKERGGLVGIIRRGLGRH, from the coding sequence ATGAACCGCCTCGCCCGACTCAGCCTGAACAACAGGTCCTTCATCGCGCTGGTCTGCATCGCGGTGTCGATCATCGGTGCCTTCGCGATGACGACCATGCGCCAGGAGCTCATCCCCTCGGTGTCGCTGCCGCAGATCCAGGTGGTGACCTCCTCGCCGGGCTCCTCCTCCGAGCAGGTGCAGGACCGGTTGACCCGGCCGATCGAGCAGTCCCTCAGCGGGCTGGAGAACGTCGAGGCCACCTCCTCGACCTCGGAGGCCGGGGTCTCGATGGTCACCGTCGAGCTGACCTACGGCACCGACACCGCGCGCTCGGCCAATCAGGTCGATGCGGCGCTGACCGGCATCGAGGACCAGCTGCCCGAGGACGCGGACCCGCAGGTGATCTCCGGCGGGACCAGCGACCTGCCGGCCGTCGTGCTGTCCGTCTCCTCCGATCTGGATCCCTCCGACCTCGGTGCGCGCCTGGACGAGTCCGTCACCTCCGAGCTCGAGCGGGTCGAGGGGGTCTCCTCCGTCGCTCTGATCGGCGCCCCGGAGGAGATCGTCCAGATCACCCCGGACGAGCAGGCGATGGCCGAGAACGGCCTGACCGAGAACGACATCTCCACCGCGCTGGACGCCAACGGCCTGTCCCTGCCGGGCGGCTCCGTCACCGACGAGGACCGCACCCTCGACGTGGTCCTCGGACAGAGCATCGACAGCATCGAGAGCCTCGAGGGCATCATGCTGATGCCCGAGGGTGGCGGCGAGGGTCAGCAGGGCCAGCAGCCGCAGCCGGTCGCCCTCTCCGAGGTCGCCACCGTCGAGCGCACCACCCAGGACCTCACCTCGATCTCCCGCACCGACGGCCGCGATTCGCTGGTCATGATGGTCACGGCCACCGCCGACGGCAATGTCGTGGACATCTCCGAGGGCGTCGAGGAGGTCCTCGCGGACACCCTGCCGGGCGTGGGCGGGAACGCCGAGAGCGCCGTCGTCTTCGACCAGGCGCCGTTCATCCAGGAGTCGATCGTCGCTCTCGCCGAGGAGGGCCTGCTGGGCCTGGTCTTCGCCGTCGGCGTGATCCTGCTGTTCCTGCGTCGCGTGCGGCCGACGGTCGTCACCGCGATCTCGATCCCCACCTCGCTGCTGATCGCCTTCATCGGCATGCTGGTCACCGGGTACACGCTGAACATGCTGACCCTGGCGGCGCTGACGATCTCCATCGGCCGCGTGGTCGACGACTCCATCGTCGTCATCGAGAACATCATGCGCCACCTCAGCTACGGCAAGGCCAGGATGCGCGCCATCCTCGACGCCGTCGGGGAGGTCGCCGGCGCCATCACCGCCTCGACGCTCGCCACCGTGGTGGTGTTCCTGCCGATCGCGATCGTCTCCGGCATGGCGGGGGAGCTGTTCCGGCCCTTCGCCCTGACCGTGGGCATCGCGATGCTCAGCTCCCTGCTGGTGGCGCTGACCATCGTCCCCGTGCTCGCGTACTGGTTCCTGCGCGCCCCCAAGGCGCAGCGGGACGTGGATCCCGACGACGCCCAGCAGGTGGCCGTGATCCGCGAGGAGGCCGAGGCGAAGGAGGAGCGCAGCTGGCTGCACCGGATCTACGCGCCCCTGCTGCACCTGGTCACCGATTCACTGCCACGTCGCCTGATCACGGTGGCAGCCTCGATCCTCGTGCTGGTGGGCACCGCCTTCCTGTACCCGCTGGTGAACGTCAACTTCCTGGGGGACACCGGGCAGAACATCGCCTCCCTCACCCAGTCCCTGCCCGCCGGCACCAGCCTCGAGCAGTCCACCGACAAGGCCGAGGAGAGCGAGCAGGCGCTGATGGACGTCGACGGCGTCGACATCGTGCAGACCACGATCGGCGGCAGCCAGTTCGGCATGGGCGGCGGCGGCGCCGAGAACGAGATCAGCTTCTCGATCACCACCGACCCCGACGCGGATCAGGAGGCCCTGCAGGACGAGATGGTCGAGGCCCTCGAGGCGCTGCCGGAGTCCGGCATGATCGAAGCGGCCGACATCGCCTCGCCCACCGGCTCCAGCTCCGTGGACATCCTCGTCACCGGCCCCACCGCCGACTCCCGCCAGGAGGCGAACGACGCGATCCTCGCCGAGCTCGACCCGATCCCGGACGGCGCCACCGAGGTCACCAGTGACCTGGCGGCCGAGGAGCCCACCGCCGTCGTCACCGTGGACCGTGAGGCCGCCGCGCAGCTCGGGCTGACCGAGGAGACCGTGATCGGCATGGTCGCGCAGCAGATGTATCCCGGCGCGATCGGCTCGGTCACGCTCGAGGACACCGAGCTGGACATCTACGTCGAGCGCGGCGAGAGCATCGAGACCTTCGACCAGCTCACGGACATCCAGCTGGCCGGCGGCGTCCCGCTGACCGACGTCGCCTCGATCGACGAGGTCGCCTCCCGCCCGTCGATCTCCACCCAGGACGGGCTGGAGACCGTGACCGTCTCGATCACCCCCGAGGGCGACGACATCTCGCCCGTGACCGAGGCCGCGAACGCCGCGGTCGAGTCCGCGGACCTGCCCGAGGGTGTCGAGGCGACCGTCGGGGGCACCGCCGCGGACATCGACGAGACCTTCGGCCAGCTCGGCCTGGCCATGCTGGCAGCGATCCTGCTGGTGTACGTGCTGCTGGTGTGGATCTTCAAGTCCCTGATCCAGCCGCTGATCCTGCTGGTCTCGATCCCCTTCGCCGCCACCGGTGCGCTGGGGCTGCTGATCCTCACCGGGGTGCCGCTGGGTCTGCCCTCGATGATCGGCCTGCTGATGCTGGTGGGCATCGTGGTCACCAATGCGATCGTGCTGATCGACCTGGTCAACCAGTATCGACGGCGCGGGATGGGGCTCGACGAGGCGATCCACGCCGGCGCGGCCAAACGTCTGCGCCCGATCCTGATGACCGCCGCCGCGACGATCTTCGCGTTGATCCCGATGGCGCTGGGCCTCACCGGCAGCGGCGGGTTCATCGCCCAGCCGCTCGCGGTCGTCGTCATCGGCGGTCTGGTCTCCTCGACCCTGTTGACCCTGCTCATCGTGCCGGTGCTCTACCGCATCGCCGAGGGGCCGGGAGAGCGGCGCCGACTGCGGGCCGAGGCCCGCGAGGCCGAGCGGCGCGACCTTCGTGAGCAGGCGCTCGCCGAGCAGCGCGCCGCCCACCGGTCCGCGCAGGAGGAGACCAGGAGCGCCGAGGCGCAGAGCGCGCAGGGAACGCAGAGCGCACAGGGCACGCAGAGCCCGTCGGCCCGCGGTCCGGTGGCCGGCGAGCGTCAGCACCAGGGATCGCCCCGTTCGCTCAAGGAGCGCGGCGGGCTCGTCGGCATCATCCGGCGCGGTCTGGGTCGCCACTGA
- a CDS encoding sensor histidine kinase codes for MGARKSRREGERAAGRSWTVRTQVLTTMLAFMVVGLAVTGVLTYAAQFRSLDERVHSELLQEYSELRLIAESTTDDGSFTHSTVDEVLKTATDSAAPSDNESVIALLDGRPAHKPRTQDFELIPDDSAQSQRVLQQILAVHEPGRTVTTTLSLGDRELRVLVASVQVTGDDAEGVYVVANDIGVQKQDLWQSVLTFAGLSVITLLVAGWVGYVVTGRLLKPLGALRSATEQITVDDLEHRIPVPSGNDDIAALATNFNRMLERIQVGFAEQRRFMSDVGHELRTPLTIVRGTLEMTDVGDPADVREAHEIATDELDRMGRVVGDLSELAASARPDYVRPKPLRMQSFARSTFARIERIAEREWELARTADVVADADEQRLTQAVVQLAANAVRYSDEGSRIRFAVDQVLGPDGPEIHLGVQDEGDGIAEDDQRRIFERFTRVDGARGSGSGLGLPIVRAIAAGHGGVVRLLSTPGRGSTFTLVFPQFAGSTNDGADEAGEGEDDEPDDAGGAENRRGPADAPRTRTRRSS; via the coding sequence ATGGGAGCACGGAAGAGCAGGCGGGAGGGCGAGCGCGCCGCCGGGCGCAGCTGGACGGTCCGCACGCAGGTGCTGACGACCATGCTCGCCTTCATGGTGGTGGGCCTGGCCGTCACCGGTGTCCTCACCTATGCGGCGCAGTTCCGGTCGCTCGACGAGCGGGTGCACTCCGAGCTGCTGCAGGAGTACAGCGAGCTCAGGCTGATCGCCGAGTCGACGACGGACGACGGCAGCTTCACCCACTCCACGGTCGACGAGGTGCTCAAGACCGCGACCGACTCCGCCGCCCCGTCGGACAACGAATCCGTGATCGCGCTGCTCGACGGGCGGCCGGCGCACAAGCCGCGCACCCAGGACTTCGAGCTGATCCCGGACGACTCGGCGCAGTCCCAGCGCGTCCTGCAGCAGATCCTGGCGGTGCACGAGCCGGGGCGCACGGTGACCACCACCCTGTCCCTCGGAGACCGGGAGCTGCGGGTGCTCGTCGCGTCGGTGCAGGTCACCGGTGATGATGCCGAGGGTGTGTATGTCGTCGCCAATGACATCGGCGTGCAGAAGCAGGACCTGTGGCAGTCCGTCCTCACCTTCGCCGGCCTCTCCGTCATCACCCTGCTGGTCGCCGGCTGGGTCGGCTACGTGGTCACGGGGCGGCTGCTGAAACCGCTGGGAGCACTGCGCTCGGCCACCGAGCAGATCACCGTCGACGACCTCGAGCACCGCATCCCCGTGCCCTCGGGCAACGACGACATCGCCGCACTGGCCACCAACTTCAACCGGATGCTGGAGCGGATCCAGGTGGGCTTCGCCGAGCAGCGGCGCTTCATGAGCGATGTCGGCCACGAGCTGCGCACCCCGCTGACGATCGTGCGCGGGACCCTGGAGATGACCGACGTCGGGGATCCCGCCGATGTGCGCGAGGCCCACGAGATCGCGACCGACGAGCTGGACCGGATGGGCCGCGTCGTCGGCGACCTCTCCGAGCTGGCCGCCTCGGCGCGCCCCGACTACGTGCGGCCCAAACCGCTTCGGATGCAGTCCTTCGCCCGCTCCACCTTCGCCCGGATCGAGCGCATCGCCGAGCGCGAGTGGGAGCTGGCGCGGACGGCCGACGTCGTCGCCGACGCCGATGAGCAGAGGCTGACCCAGGCGGTGGTGCAGCTGGCCGCCAATGCCGTGCGCTACAGCGACGAGGGAAGCCGGATCCGCTTCGCGGTGGACCAGGTGCTCGGCCCCGACGGCCCCGAGATCCATCTCGGCGTGCAGGACGAGGGCGACGGCATCGCCGAGGACGACCAGCGCCGCATCTTCGAACGCTTCACCCGCGTCGACGGCGCCCGCGGTTCCGGATCCGGCCTCGGGCTGCCGATCGTGCGGGCGATCGCCGCGGGGCACGGCGGGGTGGTGCGGCTGCTGTCGACGCCCGGGCGCGGCTCCACCTTCACCCTCGTGTTCCCCCAGTTCGCGGGGAGCACGAACGACGGCGCCGACGAAGCCGGTGAGGGCGAGGACGACGAGCCCGACGACGCAGGCGGGGCCGAGAACCGACGGGGCCCCGCCGACGCCCCGCGCACGAGGACGAGGAGAAGTTCATGA
- a CDS encoding response regulator transcription factor, with product MRILIAEDEARIARFVERGLKANGFASTVVENGISALDLASSGDFDLLILDVGLPRMDGFQVLKALREMDVDIPILMVTARTGVDDTVQGLEGGANDYIAKPFRFEELLARVKLRARETTAGSGSVSSDVLELGDLRLDLRTRIATFAPEEVESPERSVELSSREFTMARVFLENPNQVLTRDLLLSKVWGYDYDGASNVVDVYVGYLRGKLGAKRLVTVRGAGYKAVDPTA from the coding sequence ATGAGGATCCTGATCGCCGAGGACGAGGCGCGCATCGCCCGGTTCGTGGAGCGGGGGCTGAAGGCCAACGGCTTCGCCTCCACCGTGGTCGAGAACGGCATCAGCGCTCTCGACCTCGCCTCCAGCGGCGACTTCGACCTGCTCATCCTCGACGTGGGTCTGCCGCGCATGGACGGCTTCCAGGTCCTCAAGGCGCTGCGCGAGATGGACGTGGACATCCCGATCCTCATGGTCACCGCACGCACCGGTGTCGACGACACCGTGCAGGGCCTCGAGGGCGGGGCCAACGACTACATCGCCAAGCCTTTCCGCTTCGAGGAGCTGCTGGCCCGGGTGAAGCTGCGCGCCCGGGAGACGACCGCCGGGTCGGGCTCCGTGAGCAGCGACGTCCTCGAGCTCGGCGACCTCCGGCTCGATCTGCGCACCCGGATCGCGACCTTCGCGCCCGAGGAGGTCGAGTCCCCGGAGCGCTCGGTGGAGCTGTCCTCCCGGGAGTTCACCATGGCGCGGGTCTTCCTCGAGAACCCGAACCAGGTGCTCACCCGCGACCTGCTGCTGTCGAAGGTGTGGGGGTACGACTACGACGGTGCCTCGAACGTCGTGGACGTGTACGTGGGGTACCTGCGTGGCAAGCTCGGCGCGAAGCGCCTGGTGACCGTTCGCGGCGCCGGCTACAAGGCGGTCGACCCGACGGCCTGA
- a CDS encoding ABC transporter ATP-binding protein produces MPREREPVQLANGLLKNAPPLPPLLRGARRRWIGILVALGLGQAALAALSAWALVMLQDAPTGHSALLLRALVLLVLTALAVGALKVHERVVAEKLGQDYVHQLRLTLLGDALTPGHATSLGVTVARTTNDLSGVRNWVSQGIAPLVVAVPLIGGSLITLAVLHPYLAVVMVAPLVVLALCLAFWARAALIKTRRMRRTRGKLASRIADTVTASDGILASGGTTRELRNIRRDSDSLVEIAVDRAETVGTIRAGGIVASTLTTLLVAAAGTYLGLAPGVTMAAMAVAGIAATPVLEIGRIVEYRQTYSSARMVLGPALAGAEDRRARARSRREAAAAVPAPGAGTEGEALVHLDLPGPDGGDGPLQGRPRELVRLVSEDPAAPREFVRRLLELSPGPGTGQPDSVWVAGENLRAVSASRGRVLVGYAAAGTVFERGTVARALHYRRPDLDAADDQEILDLVGLDLSSLPRGARTTLRRVGDGLDRSDRARLALARALYGAPPLLLLDGLEGDLDDAGRAMLERVLSDYRGVVVMISSDALAARLGAREHRLARLGVPGHDRPVTIGGRHDADEGGGDE; encoded by the coding sequence ATGCCGCGTGAGCGTGAACCGGTGCAGCTGGCCAACGGCCTGCTGAAGAACGCGCCGCCGCTGCCCCCGCTGCTGCGGGGCGCGAGGAGGCGCTGGATCGGCATCCTGGTCGCCCTGGGCCTGGGCCAGGCCGCACTGGCCGCGCTGTCCGCCTGGGCGCTGGTGATGCTGCAGGATGCCCCGACGGGGCACTCCGCCCTGCTGCTGCGTGCACTGGTGCTGCTGGTGCTGACCGCGCTCGCCGTCGGTGCGCTGAAGGTCCACGAACGGGTGGTGGCCGAGAAGCTCGGACAGGACTACGTCCACCAGCTGCGGCTGACCCTGCTGGGCGACGCACTGACGCCGGGGCACGCCACCTCCCTCGGCGTGACCGTCGCCCGCACCACGAACGACCTCTCCGGGGTGCGCAACTGGGTCTCGCAGGGCATCGCCCCGCTGGTGGTCGCCGTTCCGCTGATCGGCGGCAGCCTCATCACCCTCGCCGTGCTCCACCCGTACCTGGCCGTGGTGATGGTCGCCCCGCTCGTGGTCCTCGCCCTCTGCCTGGCGTTCTGGGCGCGCGCGGCCCTGATCAAGACCCGCCGCATGCGTCGCACGCGCGGGAAGCTCGCCTCGCGCATCGCCGACACCGTCACCGCCTCGGACGGCATCCTCGCCTCGGGCGGGACCACGCGCGAGCTGCGGAACATCCGCCGGGACTCCGACAGCCTCGTCGAGATCGCAGTGGACCGGGCCGAGACCGTCGGCACCATCCGGGCCGGTGGCATCGTCGCCTCGACGCTGACCACCCTGCTGGTCGCCGCGGCCGGCACCTACCTGGGGCTCGCGCCAGGGGTCACGATGGCCGCGATGGCGGTCGCCGGGATCGCCGCGACCCCCGTGCTGGAGATCGGCCGGATCGTCGAGTACCGGCAGACGTACTCCTCGGCGCGCATGGTGCTGGGGCCCGCGCTCGCGGGCGCCGAGGACCGTCGTGCCCGCGCGAGGTCGCGTCGCGAGGCGGCCGCCGCCGTCCCCGCCCCTGGCGCCGGGACCGAGGGCGAGGCCCTCGTGCACCTCGACCTGCCGGGGCCGGACGGCGGTGACGGACCGCTGCAGGGCCGGCCGCGGGAGCTGGTGCGTCTGGTCTCGGAGGACCCGGCCGCGCCGCGCGAGTTCGTCCGTCGCCTGCTCGAGCTCTCCCCCGGCCCCGGGACCGGGCAGCCGGACTCGGTGTGGGTGGCCGGGGAGAACCTGCGCGCGGTCTCGGCCTCCCGCGGTCGGGTCCTGGTCGGGTACGCCGCCGCGGGCACCGTCTTCGAGCGCGGCACCGTCGCCCGGGCCCTGCACTACCGGCGACCGGACCTGGACGCCGCCGATGATCAGGAGATCCTCGATCTCGTCGGGCTGGACCTCTCGAGCCTCCCCCGGGGCGCACGGACCACCCTGCGCCGCGTCGGCGACGGGCTGGACCGCTCGGACCGGGCGCGCCTGGCCCTGGCCCGCGCGCTCTACGGGGCCCCTCCCCTGCTGCTCCTGGACGGTCTCGAGGGCGACCTCGACGATGCGGGCCGCGCGATGCTCGAGCGCGTGCTGTCCGACTACCGCGGGGTGGTGGTGATGATCAGCTCCGACGCCCTCGCCGCCCGCCTCGGGGCCCGCGAGCACCGACTGGCGCGGCTGGGCGTTCCCGGGCACGACCGTCCCGTGACGATCGGGGGCCGGCACGATGCCGACGAGGGCGGCGGGGACGAATGA
- a CDS encoding DUF1611 domain-containing protein: MTILNETATDTATVPAATPATTPAAVPEDLRTRLERAKHAFSTRDVGAFLRRAEQIDLITEDHVPQSGEVVLARVTSVGHHKRLESPVSRRQVLFPGDEIVVAYGHRYAADQFLATVPGDLGPAHLAAAGGLASRVLEQHAAVGSPTGIEPIGVLRDAHGPVTLARAAAHHVVRDVADRADRPAHRVPVIAVLGTSMNSGKSTVLAQLAHGLAAAGLRVAAAKVTGTGAGNDYNLFLDAGAHRVLDFTDFGYSSTFQVDYEEVRDLFLSMADELAGGGEEPDVVLLEIADGVYQGETARLLADDEFGAVVDAVAFAAGDALGAVGGVGALGALGRTPAFVSGVVTSSPLATDEARRALEVPVVPTFDLGTATVAGKLLAGLITERTADAA, translated from the coding sequence ATGACGATCCTGAACGAGACCGCCACCGATACCGCGACCGTCCCCGCCGCGACTCCGGCCACGACCCCTGCCGCCGTCCCCGAAGACCTCCGCACCCGGCTCGAGCGCGCCAAGCACGCCTTCTCCACCCGCGACGTCGGTGCCTTCCTGCGCCGCGCCGAACAGATCGACCTGATCACTGAGGACCACGTCCCGCAGTCCGGCGAGGTGGTGCTGGCCCGGGTCACCTCGGTCGGGCACCACAAGCGGCTCGAGAGCCCGGTCTCCCGCCGGCAGGTCCTGTTCCCCGGCGACGAGATCGTGGTGGCCTACGGCCACCGCTACGCCGCCGACCAGTTCCTGGCCACGGTCCCCGGCGACCTCGGCCCGGCCCACCTCGCCGCCGCCGGCGGGCTCGCCTCCCGCGTTCTCGAGCAGCACGCGGCGGTCGGCTCCCCCACCGGGATCGAGCCGATCGGGGTGCTGCGCGACGCGCACGGCCCCGTCACGCTGGCCCGCGCCGCCGCGCACCACGTGGTCCGCGACGTCGCCGACCGGGCGGACCGTCCCGCCCACCGCGTGCCCGTCATCGCCGTGCTCGGGACCTCCATGAACTCGGGTAAGTCCACCGTGCTGGCCCAGCTGGCGCACGGGCTGGCCGCCGCCGGGCTGCGGGTCGCCGCCGCGAAGGTCACCGGCACCGGCGCCGGCAACGACTACAACCTGTTCCTCGACGCCGGCGCGCACCGCGTCCTGGACTTCACGGACTTCGGCTACTCCTCGACGTTCCAGGTCGACTACGAGGAGGTCCGCGACCTGTTCCTGTCCATGGCCGACGAGCTCGCCGGCGGCGGCGAGGAGCCCGACGTGGTGCTGCTGGAGATCGCCGACGGGGTCTACCAGGGCGAGACCGCCCGCCTGCTGGCCGACGACGAGTTCGGGGCGGTCGTCGACGCCGTCGCCTTCGCCGCGGGTGACGCCCTGGGCGCCGTCGGCGGGGTCGGGGCCCTCGGTGCACTCGGTCGCACCCCGGCGTTCGTCTCCGGGGTCGTCACCAGCTCCCCGCTGGCCACCGACGAGGCGCGCCGCGCCCTCGAGGTGCCGGTCGTGCCGACCTTCGACCTGGGCACCGCCACGGTGGCCGGGAAGCTGCTCGCCGGGCTGATCACGGAGCGCACCGCCGATGCCGCGTGA